The stretch of DNA ATTTTCCAGCTGCAATGGTGACCCGTAAATGCGCACCGGCGTTTGCCGCAGGTTGCGCGGTAATTTTAAAACCCGCACCTGAGACACCATTTACTGCACTTGCACTTGCCGACCTAGCTCATCAAGCTGGAATTCCAAGTGGGCTGTTCTCGGTGATCACTGGGGACAACAAAGCAATTGGTAAAACGTTACTCAGTAGCCCAATTGTTAGAAAACTTTCTTTTACTGGCTCCACCTTGGTGGGCAAAGAATTAATGCAACAAGCGGCATCTTCCATCAAAAAGCTGTCCCTTGAATTAGGTGGAAACGCCCCCTTCATCATCTTTGATGATGCAGACATTGATGCTGCTATCGATGGGATCATGATTGCTAAATTTCGAAATGCTGGGCAAACGTGCGTTTGCGCCAATCGCATCTACGTACACGACTCAGTATATGAAGAGGTGACGAAGAAGCTCGTTGATCGCGTTGCGCAGCTAAAGGTTGGCGATGCGTTTGAACCGAATATTCAGATTGGTCCACTGATTAATCGTCGAGCCGTCGATAAGGTTATTACTCATGTCAATGATGCCCTCGCCCTCGGGGCTGAGGTCGCATTTGGGAAAGCCCCCTCCGCAGACAGCAACTTTTTTACACCTTATGTGCTCACTGAAGTCAGCGATGATATGTTGATTGCTCACGAAGAGACTTTTGGTCCTGTTGCCGCGTTGTTCCGTTTTCAAAATGAACATAGTGTGCTCGAGCGTGCCAATCGCGGGCAGTCCGGTCTATGTGCCTATATTTATACACGCTCACTCTCTAGAGCGTGGCGAGTGAGTGAGGCCCTAGAGACTGGGATTGTTGGAGTAAACGAGGGGCTGATTTCAACGACGGTTGCACCTTTTGGTGGTGTAAAAGAATCAGGACTTGGTCGCGAAG from Vibrio ponticus encodes:
- a CDS encoding NAD-dependent succinate-semialdehyde dehydrogenase codes for the protein MTTQTRSLFREQCFIGGHWCSATNNASFHVYNPSTKGIVGSVPYMGSKETAEAIKLAEQAFKTWKAQTAALRARVLRRWYQLIVQHTEELAYIISREQGKPIKEARGEVEYAASFVEWFAEEARRSYGDVIPSHRDDARILTLREPIGVVAAITPWNFPAAMVTRKCAPAFAAGCAVILKPAPETPFTALALADLAHQAGIPSGLFSVITGDNKAIGKTLLSSPIVRKLSFTGSTLVGKELMQQAASSIKKLSLELGGNAPFIIFDDADIDAAIDGIMIAKFRNAGQTCVCANRIYVHDSVYEEVTKKLVDRVAQLKVGDAFEPNIQIGPLINRRAVDKVITHVNDALALGAEVAFGKAPSADSNFFTPYVLTEVSDDMLIAHEETFGPVAALFRFQNEHSVLERANRGQSGLCAYIYTRSLSRAWRVSEALETGIVGVNEGLISTTVAPFGGVKESGLGREGSYQGLEEYQEVKYVLMGGI